One Pirellulales bacterium DNA segment encodes these proteins:
- a CDS encoding helix-turn-helix transcriptional regulator has product MSKESTAIHESSGNVFADLRIPNPEQYLAKAELAARILRIVQKRRLTQAATGKILGINQPKVSALLNGRLDGFSTDRLFRFLNALGCDVQITVSPPRPRAQGKVRVMAG; this is encoded by the coding sequence ATGAGCAAGGAAAGTACAGCGATCCACGAGAGTAGCGGCAACGTGTTTGCCGACCTACGGATTCCAAATCCCGAACAATACTTGGCGAAAGCCGAATTAGCGGCGAGGATCCTGAGAATTGTACAAAAACGCCGCTTGACCCAAGCAGCCACAGGTAAGATTTTGGGAATCAACCAACCCAAGGTTTCTGCCTTGCTGAATGGCCGGCTGGACGGTTTCTCGACCGACCGACTGTTCCGCTTTTTGAACGCGCTGGGCTGCGACGTGCAAATTACCGTCTCTCCTCCACGCCCGCGGGCGCAAGGCAAGGTGCGAGTCATGGCGGGCTGA
- a CDS encoding type II toxin-antitoxin system RelE/ParE family toxin codes for MDDPTSATPMKPLRWVGTSKEELDAFPREARREAGYALYLAQIGMKAVKAKPLKGFGGAGVLEVVVDHDGNTYRAVYTVKFSKIVYVLHAFQKKSKKGTATPMTHLAIIKGRLKLAAEQYRQEFKE; via the coding sequence ATGGACGATCCGACTTCGGCGACGCCCATGAAGCCGTTGCGCTGGGTGGGGACATCGAAGGAAGAACTCGATGCGTTTCCGCGCGAGGCTCGTCGAGAAGCGGGTTACGCTCTCTACCTGGCGCAAATCGGTATGAAGGCGGTCAAGGCAAAGCCGCTCAAAGGCTTCGGCGGCGCAGGCGTACTGGAGGTTGTCGTCGACCATGACGGAAACACCTATCGCGCCGTTTATACCGTGAAGTTCTCGAAGATTGTCTATGTTCTGCATGCGTTTCAGAAAAAATCGAAGAAAGGGACCGCCACACCCATGACGCATCTCGCGATCATCAAGGGGCGGCTGAAACTCGCCGCGGAGCAATACCGGCAGGAATTCAAAGAATGA
- a CDS encoding HD domain-containing phosphohydrolase has product MRRKQDRGLQHTLEIMLLIVVIGLTCLFYQVHGYKLVVLNLFYLPVVLCAFFLGTYRAGILAVFCVTSASIVTVTNLSGFASFYSPLTIGLVVTVWGAVLGLVSILVGTLSDERKAKTAELHEAYVGVVEVLSRYLQSANDRLKARSVRVAELSQKVAVAMRLPLKLVDDVRIAALLYDIGNVEVTTRVFRKAVGTLETDPAKLDQYTFRGIDLIHSLGSVLSGASPLLVHQDDVGHDPQSSGDIPLGTRIIWIARAYDEMTAEIQPGRGAMPPAQAIEELRRDQQFSHDREMIDALERVVASGECGGYDSLELAAEALV; this is encoded by the coding sequence ATGCGGCGAAAACAAGATCGTGGCCTACAGCATACGCTCGAAATCATGTTGCTGATCGTGGTGATCGGCCTGACGTGTTTGTTCTACCAGGTGCATGGATACAAGCTGGTGGTATTGAACCTGTTTTATCTGCCCGTGGTGCTCTGCGCGTTTTTCCTGGGCACCTACCGGGCGGGCATTCTGGCGGTGTTTTGCGTCACGTCGGCGTCGATTGTGACCGTGACGAACCTGTCGGGCTTCGCCAGCTTCTACTCGCCCTTGACCATCGGTCTGGTGGTCACCGTGTGGGGCGCCGTGCTGGGGCTGGTGTCCATTCTCGTGGGCACGTTGAGCGACGAACGCAAGGCGAAGACCGCCGAGCTGCACGAGGCCTATGTGGGCGTGGTCGAAGTACTGTCGCGGTATTTGCAAAGCGCCAATGACCGCTTGAAAGCCCGTTCGGTCCGCGTGGCCGAGCTGAGCCAGAAAGTGGCCGTGGCCATGCGGCTGCCGCTCAAGCTGGTCGACGACGTGCGGATCGCCGCTCTGCTGTACGACATCGGCAACGTCGAAGTGACCACGCGCGTGTTTCGCAAAGCCGTGGGCACGCTGGAGACGGATCCCGCCAAGCTCGATCAGTACACGTTCCGAGGCATCGATCTGATTCACTCCTTGGGTTCGGTGCTGAGCGGGGCCAGCCCGCTGTTGGTACACCAGGACGACGTGGGCCACGACCCGCAATCGTCCGGCGACATTCCGCTGGGCACGCGAATTATCTGGATCGCCCGTGCCTACGACGAAATGACCGCGGAGATCCAGCCCGGCCGCGGCGCCATGCCGCCGGCACAAGCCATCGAGGAGCTGCGCCGCGATCAGCAGTTCAGCCACGACCGCGAGATGATCGACGCGCTGGAACGCGTTGTCGCCAGCGGCGAATGCGGCGGCTATGATTCGTTGGAGCTGGCCGCCGAGGCGCTGGTTTGA
- a CDS encoding HD domain-containing phosphohydrolase has translation MTFFWIEIGHMRRLITYIGVGIVAQVACVALGLWMHDHFLLLAAGRSAEDRAVDALSLVAGPLLAVSRPLDLSSDAALAAVQKQCAKSHLAAGDGVLMVGPNWRVRSAFSAVGETALAPGDAVAWTTDSFSAPETRVDRVQGTFPTPRGPQFALAYRLPKEAGTLIVCRAAENVLMSPADFHSAAPLVGLMTFLWLSGLLSICTFMAGKRLSDELTDELQKSEERAVRREQALLRTRDAVIFGLAKLAESRDSDTGEHVERIALYCQRLSAALRRRPEYREAITPGFVRLIESSSVLHDIGKVGIADAILHKPGPLTADERQEVQKHAAIGGECLAEIERRLGASNFLQMAREIALCHHERWDGNGYPNGIGGEAIPLAARIVAIADNYDALVSRRPYKEPFPHDKVVHMIRNGAGKQFDPRLVEVFLEIEEEFRAIAEQYAAAARLSLRVATPAGEEHNEPSSPRLLAAAPA, from the coding sequence ATGACCTTCTTCTGGATCGAGATCGGGCACATGCGCAGGTTGATTACCTATATCGGGGTGGGAATCGTCGCGCAGGTGGCATGCGTGGCCCTGGGGCTTTGGATGCACGACCACTTTTTGCTCCTGGCCGCGGGCCGGTCCGCCGAGGACCGGGCGGTCGACGCGCTGTCCCTGGTGGCCGGACCTTTGCTGGCCGTCAGCCGCCCGCTCGATTTGTCGAGCGATGCCGCGCTGGCCGCGGTCCAAAAGCAGTGTGCGAAGTCGCACTTGGCTGCCGGCGACGGGGTGCTGATGGTGGGTCCGAACTGGCGCGTCCGCAGCGCATTCTCAGCGGTCGGGGAGACGGCTTTGGCCCCAGGCGACGCCGTGGCCTGGACGACGGACAGTTTTTCCGCGCCGGAGACACGCGTCGATCGCGTGCAAGGCACGTTCCCCACGCCGCGAGGACCGCAATTCGCCTTGGCCTATCGCCTGCCGAAAGAAGCCGGAACGCTGATCGTCTGCCGGGCAGCCGAAAACGTGCTCATGTCTCCGGCCGATTTCCATTCGGCGGCGCCGCTGGTCGGCCTCATGACGTTCCTCTGGCTGAGCGGCCTGCTCTCGATCTGCACGTTTATGGCCGGCAAACGGCTCAGCGACGAATTGACCGACGAGCTGCAGAAGTCGGAAGAGCGCGCCGTGCGCCGCGAGCAGGCCTTGCTGCGGACGCGCGACGCGGTGATCTTCGGCTTGGCAAAACTGGCCGAATCACGCGACAGCGACACGGGCGAGCACGTCGAGCGCATCGCCCTCTACTGCCAACGGCTGTCCGCCGCTTTGCGGCGACGTCCTGAATACCGCGAAGCGATTACGCCGGGGTTCGTGCGTCTGATCGAATCGAGCTCGGTGCTGCACGACATCGGCAAAGTGGGCATCGCCGATGCCATCTTGCACAAGCCCGGTCCCCTGACCGCCGACGAGCGCCAAGAGGTGCAAAAGCACGCCGCCATCGGCGGCGAGTGTCTGGCGGAGATCGAGCGCCGGCTCGGCGCCTCGAACTTCTTGCAGATGGCCCGCGAGATCGCGCTGTGCCATCACGAACGCTGGGACGGCAACGGATACCCCAACGGAATCGGAGGCGAGGCGATTCCGCTGGCTGCCCGAATCGTGGCCATCGCCGACAACTACGACGCGCTGGTCAGCCGCCGGCCTTACAAAGAGCCGTTCCCGCACGACAAGGTCGTACACATGATCCGCAACGGGGCGGGCAAGCAGTTCGATCCGCGGCTGGTCGAAGTGTTTCTCGAAATCGAAGAAGAATTTCGCGCGATCGCCGAACAATACGCCGCGGCCGCGCGGCTTTCGCTGCGCGTCGCGACTCCGGCCGGCGAAGAGCACAACGAACCGTCCAGCCCGCGCTTGCTGGCCGCCGCGCCGGCATAA
- a CDS encoding DUF3467 domain-containing protein, which translates to MSSATEKQDERGPEGASGGDAGRAQPQAQQPQAQQGVKVDDSKMIAMYANFCRVTGTPEELIIDFGLNPQPFGVPTEPVVVNQRIVTNFYTAKRMLHALQLTVQRHEQAFGVLETDVQKRVVPSMRGGR; encoded by the coding sequence GTGTCGAGTGCAACTGAAAAGCAAGATGAACGCGGCCCCGAAGGGGCTTCCGGCGGCGACGCCGGCCGGGCGCAGCCCCAGGCCCAGCAGCCCCAGGCCCAGCAGGGCGTGAAGGTCGATGATTCGAAGATGATTGCGATGTACGCGAACTTCTGTCGGGTCACCGGCACGCCTGAAGAGCTGATCATCGATTTCGGATTGAATCCGCAACCGTTCGGCGTGCCCACCGAGCCGGTGGTCGTCAACCAAAGGATCGTCACCAACTTCTACACCGCCAAGCGCATGTTGCACGCCTTGCAACTCACCGTGCAGCGCCACGAGCAGGCGTTCGGCGTGTTGGAAACCGACGTGCAGAAGCGCGTGGTGCCCTCGATGCGGGGCGGACGCTAA